In Kaistia defluvii, the sequence CGGATCGCCGATCGGCCACTTGCAGGTCTGCTCGGTCAGGGTGAGGATCGTCGCGTGCAGGCTGATCGGAACGACGACGTCGTCCGAACCAACTGCCCGGGGCACGCGCCGCGGCTCGGGTGCGATCTGGCTCATCGGCTTCAGGGCCGTGTTGCCGGCGACGAGTGGCCTGACGGGATTGGGGCGCCCTGTCGTGACCGAGCGTCCGTTGGTGGCAGCCGCGGGCTTGCGGGCGCGAGCGACCGGCGCCGTTGCCGGCTTGGCACGGCCGGAAAGGCTCAGCCGGTGTACCTTGCCGATGACCGCATTGCGCGTTACGCCGCCGAGTTCCGAAGCGATCTGGCTTGCGCTCAAGCCGTCGGTCCAGAGTTTTTTCAGCAACTCAACCCGTTCGTCCGTCCAAGTCATAGCGTGTCCTTGTCGGTCGGAGCGATACCCGGAATCCTGTCGCGGTCGTTCAGCCGGGATGCCGGACGACTGCGGACGCCATACAAGGGTCAGGGGGAGGTACCTGCTCGATATTTCGTGTCTTAACGAAAATTAAGATACTATATGGCGTGACTCGGTGACAAGAGTCGGAGGGATGGGTAGCGGCCGATCGGGCTGTTTTCCCCAACTTGCGACGGATTTCGGATCCATGAGTCTCGTCAATCGCTTAGCCGTCATGACCGCGCGCGAGCGGCGTTTTCATTGACACAAATCGTCACGACCGTGATATAAGGGCAACGCATAAAGGTGCTGCCCGGCGCGTTGGCCTCGGGCGGCACCTTTGATTTTTAAGCACCCATTTCCGTGGTTTCATCCGAAGGAGGGGATATGAGCGCCCCCGATACCAGCGTTAAAAAGACCTCGTCCAGCCTCTATGACACCTTTTCGCGTGCGCCGCTCGAGTTCGAGCGAGGCGAGGGGGCCTGGGTCTTTACGCGAGAGGGCGACGCTTATCTCGATTTCTCCGCCGGCATCGCGGTGAACACGCTTGGCCATGCCAATCCGATCCTGGTGCAGGCGCTGACCGAACAGGCCGGCAAGCTCTGGCACACCTCGAACCTGTTCCGGATCCCGGGCCAGGAGAAGCTTGCCGACACGCTGGTCGCCAATACCTTCGCCGACCGGGTCTTCTTCGCCAATTCGGGCGCCGAGGCCAACGAGGCCGCCATCAAGACGGCGCGGCGCTATCATTACGTCAACGGCCAGCCCGACCGGTACCGCATCCTCACCATCGAGGGCGCGTTCCACGGCCGGACCCTGGCGACGCTCGCCGCCGGCGGGCAGCAGAAATATCTCGACGGCTTCGGCCCGAAGGCGGACGGCTTCGACCAGGTGCCGTTCGGCGACATGGCGGCGATCAAGGCCGCGGTGACGCCGGCGACCGCCGCCATCATGATCGAGCCGATCCAGGGCGAGGGCGGCGTGCGCGCCTTCCCGAACGCCTTCCTGCGCGAGCTCCGCGCGCTTTGCGACGCCGAGGGAATGCTGCTGATCATGGACGAAGTCCAGACCGGCATCGGCCGCACCGGCAAGCTGTTCGCCTATGAATGGACCGGCATCGCGCCGGACATCCTGACGGCGGCCAAGGGCATTGGCGGCGGCTTCCCGCTCGGCGCATGCCTCGCCACCAACGAGGCGGCCAAGGGCATGACCCCCGGCACGCATGGCACCACCTTCGGCGGCAATCCGCTGGCGATGGCGGTCGGCAATGCCGTGCTCGACGTCGTGCTCGGCGATGGCTTCCTCGAGCATGTGCGCGAGACCGCGCGCTATCTGACCCAGCGCCTTGGCGGGCTGATGGACAGCCATCCCGGCGTCATCGACGACATTCGCGGCGAGGGCCTGCTGATCGGCCTGCACGCGCTGAAGCCGGTGCCCGAAGTGGTGGCGGCGCTGCGCGAGCAGAAGATGCTGGCCGCCGGCGCGGGCGACAATGTCCTGCGATTGCTGCCGCCGCTCAACATCGGCAAGGCAGAAGTCGACGCGGCGATCGACAAGCTCGATGCCGCCTTTTCCGCAATCGAAGCCGAGGCTGCGCAAGCGGCACGGCAATCCGCCTGAGCGGACAGGACAGACCTATGGTTCGGCATTTTCTCGACCTGACGGATTTCGATTCCGCCACCCTTAGACAGATCATGGAAGGCGCCAAGCGCATCAAGTCGGTGCGCAATGGCGCGCGCGACGGTGTCGGCCCGCTGGCCGGCAAGGTGCTGGCGCTGGTGTTCGAGCAGCCCTCGACCCGCACGCGCGTCTCCTTCGACGTCGGCATGCGCGAACTCGGCGGCCAGACGCTGATGCTGACCGGCGCTGAGATGCAACTTGGCCGCGGCGAGACCATCGCCGACACGGCGCGCGTCATGTCGCGCTATGTCGACGGCATCATGATCCGCATTCTTGACCATGACTCGCTGAAGGAACTGGCGGCCAACGCCACCGTCCCCGTGATCAACGGGCTGACGCGCCGCTCGCATCCCTGCCAGATCATGGCCGATATCCTCACCTATGAGGAGCATCGCGGCCCGATCACCGGCAAGACGGTGTCGTGGTTGGGCGACAGCAACAATGTCATGGCGTCGTGGGTCCACGCCGCCGCGCGCTTCAACTTCCGCCTGAAGATCGCGACGCCGGAGGAGCTTGCGCCGTCGCACAAGCTGCTCGACTGGGCGCGCACCAATGGCGGCGAGGTGATCGCTGGCGAGGACGCGGACGATGCGGCGGCCGATTCCGACTGCATCGTCACCGACACCTGGGTGTCGATGGGCGACAGCGAGGCGGAGCGCCGGCACAACCTGCTGAAGCCCTACCAGGTGAACGCCCGCCTGATGTCGCGCGCCAAGAAGGATGCGCTGTTCATGCATTGCCTGCCCGCCCATCGCGGCGAGGAGGTGACGGCCGAAGTCATGGACGGACCGCAATCGGTCGTCTTCGACGAGGCCGAAAACCGGCTGCACGCACAGAAGGGCATCCTTGCCTGGTGCCTGGGCGGCCCGGAGGCACTTTGATGGAAGAAATCCCGTTCGGCCCCGGATCGATCGATCCGGCGGGTGATGACGCCGTGCTGCCTTTCGAGGTCAACGGTCTCGACGTGCGCGGTCGCGCGATCCAGATGGGGCCGGCGCTGTCGGCCCTCCTGGCGCGCCACGATTATCCGCTGCCGGTGTCGAAGCTGCTGGGCGAAGCCGTCGTGCTCGCCGTGCTGCTCGGCTCGTCGCTGAAGTTCGAGGGCCAGTTCCTGCTGCAGACGCAGACGGACGGCCCGGTCGACATGCTGGTCGTCGATTATCGCACTTCGGGCGATATCCGCGCCTATGCCCGCTTCAACAAGGAGCGGGTGGCCGAGATGGATGTTGACGGTCTGTCCAAGCCCGAGCTTCTGCTCGGCAAGGGCATTCTGGCGATGACCATCGACCAAGGCGAGTTCACCAGCCGCTACCAGGGCATCGTCCAGCTCGATGGCGTCAGCCTCGAGGAAGTGGCGCATCTCTACTTCTCGCAGTCGGAACAGATCCCGACCCTCGTCCGCCTGGCGGTGGCCGAGATGATGACGCGCGAGGATGGCGGCGCCGCGCATAGCTGGCGCGCCGGCGGCCTGCTGGTGCAGTACCTGCCGGAAGCCTCGATTGGCGTCCAGCGCGACCTGCCGGGTGGCGACGCGCCGGAAGGCATGGAGCACCACGCTGAGGAAGAGGATGCCTGGGCGGAGGCGACCTCGCTGGTCTCCACCGTCGAGGATCACGAGCTGATCGATCCCGACGTCCCGGCCGAACGGCTGCTCTATCGCCTGTTCCACGAGCGCGGCGTGCGCGTCTATGACTCGATGGCTGTCCGCGAGCAGTGCTCCTGCTCGCGCGACCGCATCCAGGGCGTGCTCGGCAGCTTCTCGGCCGAGGAAATCACGGCGAGCATCGAGGACGGCGAGATCTCCGTGACCTGCGAGTTCTGCGGCCAAAAATACAGTTTTGATCCGCAGGAATTCCTTGGCTGAGGTGTCTTTGCGACGTTGAGGGCGGGGGTAGGCAAGCGCCGCGCCCGGCCTTCTCCCGTTGAGGGAAGGCGGCAGCCACCCACTCGGCGTCATCCCGGCGAAGGCCGGGATCCAGACGCATCGGCGCCTGGCCTTAGGGCCACGCCCCAATTCTCAAGGCTGAGCGTATGGGCGCCGGCCTTCGCCGGGGCGACCAGCCCGCGGCTACTGCCACACTCGGCGTCATCCTCGCGAATGCGAGGATCCATCCAGCCGATGGCTTGGGAGTTTCCAAGGACTGGCTGGACCGTCGACGCCCGAAAACCCTGCTGGATGGGTCCTCGCATTCGCGAGGATGACGGCGGAGATGGGGATGACGGGACAGGGGTTGGGATCGGGCAGGGGAATGCCCAGCGACGAGTCCGCGGCTACTGCCACGCTCGGCGTCATCCTCGCGCAGGCGAGGATCCATCCATCCGATGGCTTGGGAGTGGCCAAGGACTGGCTAGACCGCCGACGCCCCAAAACCTTGCTGCATGGATCCTCGCCTACGCGAGGATGACGGCGGAGGTGGGGATGATGTTGCGGAAGCTCGGGAGGGGCAGGAGAGTCCCTTGAGGCGAGTCACCGGCGGGATCCGCGCCGGAAAAGGCGCCGGCGACTTCCACCCGCTCGGCGTCGTCCCGGCGAAGGCCGGGATCCAGACACACCGGCGCCTGGCCTTAGAGCTGCGCCCCATTCTCAAGGCTGAGCGTATGGGCCCCGGCCTTCGCCGGGGCGACGATCCCGCGGCTACTGTCACACTCGGCGTCATCCTCGCGCAGGCGAGGATCCATTCAGCCGATGCCTTGGGAGTGGCCAAGGACTGGCTAGACCGCCGACGCCCCAAAACCTTGCTGCATGGATCCTCGCCTGCGCGAGGATGACGGCGGAGGTGGGGATGACGGGCCTGAGGCTTGGAAGGGGCAGGAGAATGTCCCCTGAGGCGAGTCACCGGCGGGATCCGCGCGGGAAAAGGCGCCGGCGACTTCCACGCGCTCGGCGTCATCCCGGCGAAGGCCGGGATCCAGACACACCGGCGCCTCGCCTTAGGGCTGCGCCCTATTTTCCAGGCTGAGCGTATGGGCCCCGGCCTTCGCCGGGGCGACGAGCCCGCGGCTACTGCCACGCTCGGCGTCATCCTCGCGCAGGCGAGGATCCATTCAGCCGATGCTTTGGGAGTGGCCAAGGACTGCCCGAACCGCCTGAGCCGTCGACGCCCCAAAACACTGCTGGATGGGTCCTCGCATTCGCGAGGATGACGGCGGAGATGGGGATGACGGGACAGGGGTTGGGATCGGGCAAGGGGATGCCCGGCGACGAGTCCTCTGCTCGCTTAGCTCCGGAAAGGCGCCGGCGACTTCCACCCGCTCGGCGTCATCCCGGCGAAGGCCGGGATCCGGACACACCGGCGCTTGGCCTTAGGGCTGCGCCCCATTCTCAAGACTGAGCGTATGGGCCCCGGCCTTCGCCGGGGCGACGAGCCCGCGGCTACTGCCACACTCGGCGTCATCCTCGCGCAGGCGAGGATCCATTCGAGCCGATAGCTTGGGATTGGCCAAGGACTGGCTAGACCGCCGACGCCCCAAAACCCTGCTGCATGGGTCCTCGCCTGCGCGAGGATGACGGCGGAGGTGGGGTGCCATTCACCTCTCCCTGAGGTGACTCTCGCGGAACCTGGAAAGCGGTTGCGCCAATCTCGATCCCAACATCCTGAGGAGGCTTGCGCGAGCAAGCCGTCTCGAAGGACGCACTGCCTAAGGGCAAATCTTCATACTGCCACGCCCTGCGTGCTTCGAGACGGCCCTGCGGGCTTCCTCAGCATGTCGAGGATCGTGTTGTGCGAAGGTGTCCGCGGGGAGAGGTGAGCAGCAGCGCATTCGAGAAAGCGCGTGCCGGCCCAGATCCTAATGCAACACTCGGGGCGCGTTGGGGACGTCGAGGGAGAAGGCCGGGATCTCGACGGAGAACATCTCGCCGCTCTCGGTCTGCATCTGGTAGGTGCCGGCCATGATGCCCGACGGCGTCGAGAGCGGGCAGCCGCTGGTATATTCAAAGCTCTCGCCGGGCTTCAGCGACGGCTCCTTGCCGACGACGCCGACGCCGCGCACTTCTTCCGTGCGGCCCTTGCCATCGGTGATCCGCCAGAAGCGCGAACGCAGCTGGACGTTCTCAAGCCCGAGATTGACGATCTCGATCGTGTAGGCCCAGACGTAGCGGTTCTCGCCCGGCGAGGAATCGTCCTCGACGAAGCTGGGCCGCACGGTCACCTGGATCGATCGCGTGACGGTTCGATACATCGGCGCTCTTTTCGAAAATGATCCGTGGCTCATAACGCCAAGGGAGGCAGGGCGTCAATTGCGCGCTGCGCCGCATCGCGCGCGTTCGCCGCCGCGCAGTGCAGCCTGGCAACACCGCGCGACAGTTGCTGCCGGCACGTTTCGCCTGCGAATCCGCTGCGCTATAGTCGCGTGGGTTGTGAAGACAGGTTCGCATCGAGCCGGGCGAAAAGGGAACATTGAATGCTGAAGGAATTCCGAGAGTTTGCCCTCAAGGGCAACGTGGTCGACCTGGCCATCGGTATCATCATCGGCGCCGCCTTCAGCGGCCTGGTCAATTCGATCGTCAATGACATCATCATGCCGATCGTCGGCGTGATCACGGGCGGCATCGACTTCACCAACAAGTATATCCAGTTGGCCGGCGACCCGCAGCCGACGCTCGACGCCGCGCGCAAGGCCGGCGCGACAATCGCCTACGGCAACTTCCTGACGCTGCTGATCAATTTCATCATTGTCGCCTGGATCCTGTTCCTGATCGTCAAGGGGATGAACCGCATGAAGCGCGAGAAGGCCGCCGCCGCGGCAGCCCCGGTCGCGACGCCGGAAGACGTGGCCCTGCTGCGCGAGATCCGCGACCTGCTCGCCAAGAAGTAATCCGGCCGGCCTTGCTGCCACGCCAGCGCGCAGTGAAACGGCGGCTTCCTGGCCGCCGTTTTGTCTTGGTTGGCCGTTAAAATCCGCTACATCATCCCCAATGGCGTCGCCCGCCCGTGGATTTGGCGCCTGCAGACATTGGAAACGTGCGTGCCCGTCCATCCCGCATTGAATACGCTGCGCCCCGAAGCGAGCCAGGCTCCCGAAAGCGGCATCGTCGAGGTCTTCAATTATGGCCGAGACCGCCAGGGGCTGATCCCGCTCTGGGTCGGCGAGGGCGACCTGCCGACGCCGGGCTTCATCAGCGAGGCGGCCCAGGCGGGGCTGACGGCGGGCGAGACCTTCTACACCCACCAGCGTGGCATTCCCGAGCTCCGGCAGGCGCTGGCGGGCTATCACGCGCGCCTCTATGGCCGGCCGTTCGACCCCGAGCGCTTCTTCGTCACCTCGGGCGGCATGCCGGCGATCCAGATCGCTCTGCGCATGGTGGCCGGCCATGGCGACGAGGTGGTCGTGCCGACCCCGGCCTGGCCGAATTTCGCCGCCGCCGCGGAAGTCGGAGCCGCCAAGGTGGTCGAGGTGCCGCTCACCTATGGCAATGCCGGCTGGACGCTCGACCTGGACCGCTATTTCGAGGCGGTGACGCCGCGCACCAAGGCGCTGTTCCTGAATTCGCCCTGCAACCCGACCGGCTGGACGGCGACGCGCGACGAGCTTCAGGCCATTCTCGACTTTGCCCGCGCCAGGGGCCTCTGGATCATCTCCGACGAGGTCTATACGCGCTTCTTCTACGAGGGCGAGCGTTCGCCCTCCTTCTACGATATCGCCGAGCCGGACGATCGCATCCTCTACGTCAACACCATGTCGAAGAACTGGGCGATGACCGGCTGGCGCGTCGGCTGGCTGTCGGCGCCGCCGGCCTTCGGCCAGGTAATCGAGAACCTGGTGCAATATTCGAGCTCGGGCACGCCAAAGTTCCTGCAGCGCGGCGCGGTCGCGGCGCTGGAGCAGGGCGACGCCTTCATCGACTTCCAGCGCCAGCGTGCCGTGGAAGCGCGCGAGATCGTCTGTTCCGGGCTGGAAAAGACGGGGCGCATCCGTCTCGTGCGTCCGGCCGGCGCGTTCTATGCCTTCTTCTCCGTCGACGGCGAGCCCGACACGCGCAAGCTGGCGCTGCGGCTGGTCGACGAGGCGAATGTCGGCCTCGCGCCGGGCGACGCGTTCGGCGCGGGCGGCGCCGGCTTCATGCGCCTCTGCTACCTGCGCAACCTCGACCAGATCCGCGAAGCCACCCGCCGGCTGGCCGAGTGGCTGGCGAAGTAAGGGGCCTTTCGCTTCAGGGGAGGCGTCCGGCGGTCTTGCCAGACACTTCTCCTGAGCAGCTTTCGCTCGAGACGTCTCGCCTCCCTCCGCCGTCATCCTCGCGAAAGCGAGGATCCATGCGTCCGGGTTGTGGAGCGTTCGTGGCGAAGGATTCTGGTTGTCGGGATAAGCCGCTGCTGTATGGATCCTCGCTTTCGCGAGGATGACCGCGAGTGTGCGGGCGAAGCCGAACTTCACGCCGCTTTCCATCGCAAGCCTCTTGTCCCACCGCGCCGCCGCCGATGGGCCCCCCAGATTCTATTGCCAAGTGGCCTTGGCTCGGCTAAATCAGGCGCATACATCAAGAGTTGGGCCGACGCCCGACGCCAACCTGCCTATCCGGGCAAGGTGGCACTCCTGCAAGGGAGGATGTGGCCGATCCGGCAAGAATACGGACCCAGTCACACAGCGTCGGCTCTTCCAGTACAGGACGATGCCCGATGCCGATCAAGATCCCCGACGACCTGCCAGCCCGCCGCAAGCTTGAGGCCGAAGGCGTCATGGTCATGCGCGCGGCGGATGCGGTACGCCAGGATATCCGTCCGCTGCGGATCGGCCTGCTCAACCTGATGCCCAACAAGATCTCGACCGAGACGCAGATCGCCCGCCTCCTCGGCGCGACGCCGCTGCAGATCGAGCTGTCGCTGGTGCAGATCACCGACCACGCGCCGCGCAACACGCCGGCCGAGCACATGCTCTCCTTCTAC encodes:
- a CDS encoding GcrA family cell cycle regulator codes for the protein MTWTDERVELLKKLWTDGLSASQIASELGGVTRNAVIGKVHRLSLSGRAKPATAPVARARKPAAATNGRSVTTGRPNPVRPLVAGNTALKPMSQIAPEPRRVPRAVGSDDVVVPISLHATILTLTEQTCKWPIGDPSTEDFHFCGQRSNSGIPYCEYHSRVAYQPVHDRRQKKAVGA
- a CDS encoding aspartate aminotransferase family protein; amino-acid sequence: MSAPDTSVKKTSSSLYDTFSRAPLEFERGEGAWVFTREGDAYLDFSAGIAVNTLGHANPILVQALTEQAGKLWHTSNLFRIPGQEKLADTLVANTFADRVFFANSGAEANEAAIKTARRYHYVNGQPDRYRILTIEGAFHGRTLATLAAGGQQKYLDGFGPKADGFDQVPFGDMAAIKAAVTPATAAIMIEPIQGEGGVRAFPNAFLRELRALCDAEGMLLIMDEVQTGIGRTGKLFAYEWTGIAPDILTAAKGIGGGFPLGACLATNEAAKGMTPGTHGTTFGGNPLAMAVGNAVLDVVLGDGFLEHVRETARYLTQRLGGLMDSHPGVIDDIRGEGLLIGLHALKPVPEVVAALREQKMLAAGAGDNVLRLLPPLNIGKAEVDAAIDKLDAAFSAIEAEAAQAARQSA
- the argF gene encoding ornithine carbamoyltransferase, which encodes MEGAKRIKSVRNGARDGVGPLAGKVLALVFEQPSTRTRVSFDVGMRELGGQTLMLTGAEMQLGRGETIADTARVMSRYVDGIMIRILDHDSLKELAANATVPVINGLTRRSHPCQIMADILTYEEHRGPITGKTVSWLGDSNNVMASWVHAAARFNFRLKIATPEELAPSHKLLDWARTNGGEVIAGEDADDAAADSDCIVTDTWVSMGDSEAERRHNLLKPYQVNARLMSRAKKDALFMHCLPAHRGEEVTAEVMDGPQSVVFDEAENRLHAQKGILAWCLGGPEAL
- a CDS encoding Hsp33 family molecular chaperone translates to MEEIPFGPGSIDPAGDDAVLPFEVNGLDVRGRAIQMGPALSALLARHDYPLPVSKLLGEAVVLAVLLGSSLKFEGQFLLQTQTDGPVDMLVVDYRTSGDIRAYARFNKERVAEMDVDGLSKPELLLGKGILAMTIDQGEFTSRYQGIVQLDGVSLEEVAHLYFSQSEQIPTLVRLAVAEMMTREDGGAAHSWRAGGLLVQYLPEASIGVQRDLPGGDAPEGMEHHAEEEDAWAEATSLVSTVEDHELIDPDVPAERLLYRLFHERGVRVYDSMAVREQCSCSRDRIQGVLGSFSAEEITASIEDGEISVTCEFCGQKYSFDPQEFLG
- the apaG gene encoding Co2+/Mg2+ efflux protein ApaG, which produces MYRTVTRSIQVTVRPSFVEDDSSPGENRYVWAYTIEIVNLGLENVQLRSRFWRITDGKGRTEEVRGVGVVGKEPSLKPGESFEYTSGCPLSTPSGIMAGTYQMQTESGEMFSVEIPAFSLDVPNAPRVLH
- the mscL gene encoding large conductance mechanosensitive channel protein MscL, producing the protein MLKEFREFALKGNVVDLAIGIIIGAAFSGLVNSIVNDIIMPIVGVITGGIDFTNKYIQLAGDPQPTLDAARKAGATIAYGNFLTLLINFIIVAWILFLIVKGMNRMKREKAAAAAAPVATPEDVALLREIRDLLAKK
- a CDS encoding pyridoxal phosphate-dependent aminotransferase; this translates as MPVHPALNTLRPEASQAPESGIVEVFNYGRDRQGLIPLWVGEGDLPTPGFISEAAQAGLTAGETFYTHQRGIPELRQALAGYHARLYGRPFDPERFFVTSGGMPAIQIALRMVAGHGDEVVVPTPAWPNFAAAAEVGAAKVVEVPLTYGNAGWTLDLDRYFEAVTPRTKALFLNSPCNPTGWTATRDELQAILDFARARGLWIISDEVYTRFFYEGERSPSFYDIAEPDDRILYVNTMSKNWAMTGWRVGWLSAPPAFGQVIENLVQYSSSGTPKFLQRGAVAALEQGDAFIDFQRQRAVEAREIVCSGLEKTGRIRLVRPAGAFYAFFSVDGEPDTRKLALRLVDEANVGLAPGDAFGAGGAGFMRLCYLRNLDQIREATRRLAEWLAK